In the genome of Candidatus Neomarinimicrobiota bacterium, one region contains:
- a CDS encoding translation initiation factor IF-3, producing the protein MKKYKVYAKEDELRINDEIDTPEVLLVDENGEQAGLVTIQEALERAENAELDLVEVAPNAKPPVCKLMDYSKYKYEKAKKAKEAKKKQKIIQNKEVRFRPNIEDHDLQTKVNKAREFLDDGDRVKITIMFRGREMAYLDRGPLLMTKIMSHLGEDVNMEYTPTMEGRFLTTVVTLKK; encoded by the coding sequence ATCAAAAAGTATAAGGTATACGCTAAGGAGGATGAACTCCGCATCAATGATGAGATTGACACCCCAGAGGTTTTACTCGTGGATGAAAACGGTGAACAAGCAGGATTAGTAACCATCCAAGAGGCCCTGGAAAGAGCAGAAAATGCCGAACTAGATCTGGTAGAAGTCGCCCCAAACGCCAAGCCTCCAGTCTGTAAGCTTATGGATTACAGCAAGTACAAGTATGAAAAGGCTAAGAAAGCCAAAGAGGCAAAGAAAAAACAAAAAATTATTCAGAACAAAGAAGTGCGCTTCAGACCGAATATTGAGGATCATGATCTTCAGACAAAGGTCAACAAAGCACGAGAATTTCTGGACGATGGAGATAGAGTAAAAATAACGATCATGTTTAGAGGCCGGGAAATGGCTTATCTGGATCGTGGACCATTACTCATGACAAAAATCATGAGTCATCTCGGTGAAGATGTGAACATGGAATATACCCCGACTATGGAAGGTAGATTCCTTACCACTGTAGTCACCTTGAAGAAGTGA
- the thrS gene encoding threonine--tRNA ligase, which produces MNANGNIQITYPDGRTEELPSGIRAFEIAQGISPQFEKQLIAASINGRVVDLATVITEDSSVNFLKRTDAEAHEILLHSTSHIMAQAVKRLYPEVKVTIGPSIENGFYYDFDIESPFTDDQLVAIETEMQKIIDEDLPVKRLELSRDEAIKRFEAMNETYKVEIISELPEDEIISAYEQGEFIDLCRGPHLPSTKRAGAFKLLSVAGAYWRGNENNRMLSRIYGTAFPEKKALKKYLNLLEEAKKRDHRRLGKELGWFSFHKESPANAFFHPKGTQIYNGIVDYLRESNIRYGYEEVGTPLILSEELWHRSGHWDNYGDNMYFTKVDDRDFAVKPMNCPGHLLIFGDSAHSYREFPIRMAEFGRVHRHERSGVTHGLFRVRTFVQDDAHIFCTEAQIHDEVSLVLEQIFETYHAFGFDDVHVELSTKPAKAIGSAETWTKSEAILQKVLEDNEIDYQLNPGDGAFYGPKIDFHIKDSLNRSWQCGTCQLDFSMPERFELEYTGEDGASHRPVMLHRAVVGSLERFMGILIENYAARLPVWLAPVQVKVIPIADRHEDYAQEVVAQLKSAGIRVEANWKNEKIGQKIRQAELEKVPYMFILGDREVEESKISVRRHGVGDLGSVDLAEVSERILGEIRERIDQKV; this is translated from the coding sequence ATGAACGCGAATGGGAATATACAGATCACATACCCAGATGGCCGTACTGAAGAGTTGCCGTCCGGGATTCGTGCGTTCGAAATTGCCCAGGGGATAAGTCCTCAATTCGAGAAACAACTCATCGCTGCAAGCATCAATGGTAGAGTGGTTGATCTGGCAACGGTGATCACTGAAGATTCTTCAGTTAACTTTCTCAAAAGAACGGATGCTGAAGCTCACGAAATTTTGCTTCACAGTACCTCCCACATTATGGCCCAGGCTGTCAAACGCCTTTATCCTGAAGTAAAGGTGACCATTGGTCCTTCCATAGAGAATGGATTCTATTACGATTTCGATATTGAGAGCCCCTTTACTGATGACCAGCTCGTTGCGATTGAAACTGAAATGCAGAAAATCATTGATGAAGATTTACCTGTTAAGAGATTAGAGCTTTCACGGGATGAGGCAATCAAACGCTTTGAAGCCATGAATGAAACGTATAAAGTCGAAATAATCTCTGAGTTACCAGAAGATGAGATCATTTCAGCTTATGAACAGGGAGAGTTTATTGATCTCTGTCGTGGTCCCCACTTGCCTTCAACTAAACGTGCAGGTGCATTTAAACTCTTGAGTGTGGCTGGAGCGTATTGGCGTGGAAATGAAAATAACCGCATGTTGTCTCGAATTTATGGAACAGCATTTCCGGAAAAAAAAGCACTTAAGAAATACCTCAACCTGCTGGAAGAAGCCAAGAAGCGCGATCATCGTCGCCTGGGTAAGGAATTGGGCTGGTTCAGTTTTCATAAAGAATCACCAGCCAACGCCTTCTTCCATCCCAAAGGCACACAGATATACAACGGAATTGTGGATTACCTGCGTGAGAGTAATATCCGCTATGGATATGAGGAGGTTGGGACACCTCTGATCCTCTCTGAGGAATTGTGGCATCGCAGTGGTCACTGGGATAATTATGGTGATAATATGTATTTCACCAAGGTTGACGATCGTGATTTCGCTGTGAAACCCATGAATTGTCCAGGCCACCTCTTGATCTTTGGTGATTCTGCTCATTCCTACCGGGAATTCCCCATCCGCATGGCAGAATTCGGCCGGGTGCATCGTCACGAGCGCTCAGGTGTGACTCACGGGTTATTTCGGGTCCGTACTTTTGTACAGGATGATGCACATATCTTCTGTACTGAAGCACAAATCCATGATGAGGTAAGTCTGGTACTTGAACAAATATTTGAGACCTACCATGCTTTTGGATTCGACGATGTTCATGTTGAACTCTCCACAAAACCAGCCAAGGCTATTGGTTCTGCTGAAACCTGGACCAAGAGTGAAGCCATTCTACAAAAGGTGTTGGAAGATAATGAGATCGACTATCAGTTGAATCCTGGTGATGGTGCCTTCTATGGCCCTAAAATTGACTTCCATATCAAGGATTCTTTGAACCGAAGCTGGCAATGCGGCACCTGTCAGCTGGATTTCTCCATGCCAGAACGCTTTGAGTTGGAGTACACAGGTGAGGATGGTGCTTCCCACCGTCCTGTCATGCTCCATAGAGCTGTCGTTGGAAGCCTGGAACGTTTTATGGGTATCCTGATTGAGAATTATGCCGCCCGTTTGCCGGTGTGGTTGGCTCCTGTGCAAGTCAAGGTGATCCCCATTGCGGATCGTCATGAAGACTACGCCCAGGAAGTCGTTGCTCAATTGAAATCCGCTGGAATTCGTGTAGAAGCCAACTGGAAAAATGAAAAAATTGGTCAGAAAATTCGTCAAGCAGAGCTTGAAAAGGTTCCATATATGTTTATCCTTGGGGACCGAGAGGTTGAAGAGAGCAAAATTAGTGTTCGTCGTCACGGTGTCGGAGATTTAGGCAGCGTTGACCTTGCTGAAGTGAGCGAACGTATTTTAGGTGAAATAAGGGAGAGAATAGATCAAAAAGTATAA
- the rplT gene encoding 50S ribosomal protein L20, which yields MPKANSAVTRKKRHKKYLKAAKGYYGARSRLYRTARETVERAWVYAYRDRKDRKRQFRRLWIARINAAARLNGLSYSKLMNGLKKSSIDLNRKMLAEIAVTDPVGFASIVAKTK from the coding sequence ATGCCAAAAGCAAACAGTGCTGTCACCCGTAAAAAACGGCACAAAAAATATTTAAAGGCTGCCAAGGGTTACTATGGTGCCCGTTCACGTCTGTATAGAACAGCACGTGAGACTGTTGAACGCGCCTGGGTTTATGCCTACAGAGATCGTAAAGATCGGAAACGTCAATTTCGTCGTTTGTGGATAGCCAGAATTAACGCTGCTGCTCGTTTGAACGGCCTGAGTTATTCCAAATTGATGAATGGTTTAAAGAAAAGTAGTATTGACCTCAATCGTAAAATGTTAGCTGAAATCGCTGTTACAGATCCAGTTGGTTTCGCTTCGATTGTAGCAAAAACTAAATAA
- a CDS encoding DNA translocase FtsK, which produces MVVKKKQISLEEKSREILGILTMVVGLFVLLSLVSHEPTEELSIMPGVHFHNWMGYAGIFISWALFKMFLGWGSIVIALLIGVWGYVVFTDKDFQPVFRFTGYSFATTLILMTLFALIAEKSGMTSDQLFRHSGYLTVSISQLIKDFLGFPGSVLILFSIGIVTVQAWRGFSFRRVNDWIEDRLSELRNKLKMASKKRAKVKDLKERAQAPIQREEERVAPIRSTSDPVPEPVGETAPPPIQREEMPPGNLGKAEQTTLRPNEIEIEAAIIEDQVDYDETQVRVPKREYKLPSVDLLMEPPPTSAGQSKDILLRKAELLIQTLETFGVDGRVTNIAPGPVITRYEVEPGPGIRVSKIANLSDDIARVMEAQSVRIIAPIPGKNSVGIELPNDEPEIVYFKSGINSPKFSEPASVLTIALGKTTAGEIFVADLAKMPHLLVAGATGSGKSVCINTIITSLLYRARPDQVKFIMIDPKKLELSTYKRLQGYHLITSESIDEYVITTPKNAIHALRSAELEMEKRYNLLSKKTVRNIDQYNERATGKDGYVHLPYIVVLVDELADLMITAGKEIEEPIARLAQMARAVGIHLVIATQRPSVDVITGVIKANFPTRIAFKVAQKNDSRTILDQNGAEKLLGNGDMLFLAPGAPAPVRLHNAFVTLEEIEDVLDHIQDQPKPEEQLLPGIVDEQDPTIAGTEGGGELDPLFDEAYRLVVLHQQGSVSMIQRRLRVGYARAGRLIDELERAGIVGPNTGSKARDVLVGPEVLDNPSFDEDILDD; this is translated from the coding sequence ATGGTAGTCAAAAAGAAGCAAATTAGTCTGGAAGAAAAAAGTCGCGAGATTCTTGGAATACTCACCATGGTAGTGGGTCTGTTTGTACTCCTCAGTCTGGTGAGTCATGAGCCCACTGAAGAATTAAGCATCATGCCAGGTGTACATTTCCACAATTGGATGGGGTATGCCGGTATTTTTATCTCCTGGGCGTTATTCAAAATGTTCCTGGGATGGGGATCAATTGTCATTGCCCTATTAATTGGTGTCTGGGGCTATGTTGTTTTTACTGATAAAGATTTTCAGCCTGTTTTCAGGTTTACGGGGTATAGTTTTGCCACCACTCTGATCCTCATGACCCTCTTTGCCCTGATCGCCGAGAAAAGTGGCATGACTTCAGATCAATTATTCAGACACTCCGGGTATCTCACAGTTAGCATCAGTCAACTCATAAAAGATTTTCTGGGTTTCCCGGGTTCAGTTCTCATCCTGTTTAGTATTGGTATTGTGACCGTCCAGGCCTGGCGCGGATTTTCATTCCGTCGTGTCAATGATTGGATCGAAGATCGACTCTCTGAGCTGCGTAACAAGCTCAAGATGGCCAGTAAGAAGCGAGCCAAGGTGAAGGACCTTAAAGAGAGGGCACAGGCCCCTATCCAGCGTGAAGAGGAGCGCGTTGCTCCAATAAGATCTACATCTGACCCAGTTCCCGAACCAGTCGGGGAAACAGCTCCACCACCGATTCAGCGTGAAGAAATGCCGCCTGGGAATTTGGGGAAAGCGGAGCAAACCACTTTGAGGCCCAATGAAATAGAAATTGAAGCTGCCATAATTGAAGATCAAGTAGACTACGATGAGACTCAGGTTCGGGTCCCCAAACGGGAGTATAAACTGCCCTCAGTCGATTTGCTCATGGAACCACCGCCAACTTCTGCTGGCCAATCAAAAGATATTCTACTGCGTAAGGCTGAATTGTTGATTCAGACATTGGAGACCTTTGGTGTGGATGGTCGTGTGACCAATATTGCCCCTGGTCCCGTCATCACAAGATATGAGGTGGAACCAGGTCCTGGTATCCGGGTATCGAAAATTGCAAATCTCTCTGATGATATTGCCAGAGTTATGGAAGCACAGAGCGTCCGTATCATTGCACCAATTCCTGGTAAAAATTCTGTGGGAATTGAGCTCCCCAATGATGAACCGGAAATTGTGTATTTCAAAAGTGGTATCAATTCACCAAAATTCTCTGAGCCTGCCTCCGTATTAACAATTGCCCTTGGCAAGACCACAGCTGGTGAAATATTTGTGGCAGATCTGGCCAAGATGCCTCACCTCCTGGTCGCTGGCGCCACCGGCTCAGGTAAATCTGTCTGTATTAACACCATTATTACTTCCCTTCTATATCGTGCACGTCCTGATCAGGTGAAGTTCATTATGATTGACCCCAAGAAGTTGGAGTTATCCACCTATAAGCGCCTCCAGGGCTATCATCTGATTACCAGTGAGTCCATAGACGAATATGTGATTACAACTCCGAAAAATGCCATTCATGCGTTGCGTTCCGCGGAGTTGGAAATGGAGAAACGCTATAATCTGCTTTCCAAGAAAACGGTTCGCAATATTGATCAATACAATGAACGCGCCACTGGCAAGGATGGCTATGTTCATCTGCCATATATCGTTGTATTAGTCGATGAGCTGGCTGATTTGATGATCACAGCAGGCAAGGAAATTGAGGAGCCAATAGCACGTCTGGCCCAGATGGCTCGTGCTGTGGGTATTCATCTCGTCATTGCCACTCAAAGGCCTTCTGTTGATGTCATTACTGGTGTGATAAAAGCAAACTTCCCAACTCGTATTGCCTTTAAGGTGGCTCAGAAAAATGATTCAAGAACCATTCTGGATCAAAATGGTGCCGAAAAACTATTGGGGAATGGTGATATGCTCTTCCTGGCTCCTGGAGCTCCGGCACCAGTACGTTTACACAACGCCTTTGTCACCCTCGAAGAAATTGAGGATGTCCTGGATCATATTCAGGATCAGCCCAAACCAGAAGAACAACTTCTACCCGGTATCGTTGATGAGCAGGATCCCACCATTGCCGGAACGGAAGGTGGGGGAGAACTTGATCCCTTATTTGATGAGGCCTATCGTCTGGTAGTTCTCCATCAGCAAGGTTCTGTGAGTATGATTCAAAGACGACTTCGAGTTGGTTATGCCCGAGCTGGTCGACTCATTGATGAGCTCGAACGTGCTGGAATTGTTGGACCCAACACTGGCAGTAAAGCTCGTGATGTCCTGGTTGGACCAGAAGTCCTGGACAACCCTTCATTTGATGAAGATATCCTTGATGATTAA
- the rpmI gene encoding 50S ribosomal protein L35: MPKMKSNRAAKKRFKLTGKGKVKRNKAFTSHMQNNKSQKQKRKLRKSGLLTGGDAAKVKKAISA; encoded by the coding sequence ATGCCCAAAATGAAATCAAATCGTGCTGCTAAAAAGCGCTTCAAGCTAACCGGTAAAGGTAAAGTGAAGAGAAACAAGGCTTTCACCAGTCACATGCAGAACAACAAATCACAGAAGCAGAAAAGAAAACTTCGCAAATCCGGTCTTTTGACAGGTGGCGATGCTGCTAAAGTGAAAAAAGCGATATCCGCTTAA
- the gcvT gene encoding glycine cleavage system aminomethyltransferase GcvT, whose amino-acid sequence MKLTAFNAIHKSLGAKMVPFAGYEMPIQYEGIIAEHEKVRNQAGLFDVSHMGEFWVTGEQALEFVEYATANNVASMEKGQVQYSTMCLENGGIVDDLLIYRFADRFMLVVNASNLEKDWNHLSDLVQKFQDVQLTNGSDGIALLALQGPESKNILSKLTSGNLDSLEFYHFAIGDVNGLPMLISRTGYTGELGYELYHDPEESEQLWAALMEAGAEYGLSPIGLGARDTLRMEMKFCLYGNDIDETTTPLEARLGWATDLEHGDFLGRDALIKQKEAGLTRFLVAFEMMDRGLPRHGYEIYAGDEKVGVVTSGGQSPSLKKGIGLAYIDKPHQKVNTTLSIDIRGRRLAIKVIKPPFINKKTN is encoded by the coding sequence ATGAAGCTAACCGCTTTCAATGCTATTCATAAATCGCTTGGTGCCAAGATGGTACCCTTTGCCGGATACGAAATGCCCATTCAGTACGAGGGTATCATTGCTGAACATGAGAAGGTGCGAAATCAGGCAGGGTTATTTGATGTCTCCCATATGGGAGAATTCTGGGTAACAGGAGAACAAGCACTGGAATTCGTTGAATATGCCACTGCAAACAATGTGGCATCAATGGAAAAAGGCCAGGTCCAATATTCTACCATGTGCCTTGAAAATGGCGGTATTGTTGACGATCTTCTCATTTACCGGTTTGCAGATCGTTTTATGCTGGTTGTAAATGCCTCCAATCTGGAAAAGGACTGGAACCATCTTTCCGATCTGGTGCAGAAATTTCAGGATGTGCAACTCACCAATGGCTCAGATGGAATCGCCCTACTGGCACTTCAAGGACCTGAATCAAAAAATATCCTGTCCAAATTGACCTCAGGTAATCTTGATAGTCTTGAATTTTACCATTTTGCCATAGGTGATGTGAATGGGTTACCCATGCTCATCTCAAGAACTGGCTACACAGGTGAATTGGGCTACGAACTGTACCATGATCCTGAGGAGTCAGAACAACTCTGGGCTGCTTTGATGGAAGCAGGTGCAGAATATGGGTTGTCACCCATTGGCCTGGGTGCCCGTGATACGCTAAGGATGGAGATGAAGTTCTGTCTTTATGGAAATGATATTGATGAAACCACCACACCGCTGGAAGCCCGACTGGGTTGGGCCACTGATTTGGAGCATGGGGATTTTCTCGGTCGTGATGCACTAATAAAGCAGAAAGAAGCAGGTCTCACACGTTTTCTTGTTGCTTTCGAAATGATGGATCGGGGCCTCCCACGCCACGGATACGAAATTTATGCAGGGGATGAGAAGGTGGGTGTGGTCACATCAGGTGGTCAGAGTCCATCTTTGAAAAAGGGCATTGGACTGGCATATATTGATAAACCTCACCAGAAAGTGAACACGACTCTCAGTATTGATATTAGAGGACGTCGTCTGGCCATCAAAGTCATCAAACCACCGTTTATAAATAAGAAAACCAATTGA
- a CDS encoding flippase-like domain-containing protein, protein MQIVGLIKEHPLKFITSIAVSLGLVYYSFKDLEWEPFWQAILSINYWLFASGALLLVLSNVVRAARWKILLSPQRTIKTKHLFEATMMGYMGNNVLPFRLGEVLRAMVVSKRHHLKVSGVGASIVVERSLDMFSFLILAGIYATLVPTFESARLLAMLGLGALLMIIILGFWVNRQHEKFQVRIEAWSQRFIDGGHPKRAEHLLSIFRGLETLWHMPKPFQVVLQTGFLWLLYFMVTFLALAAFDFGLDLVDLWKVSSILLVFTTLSLSVPAAPGYVGTYHGAVLAALMIFNIDNDAAKAFAIVMHLMNYLLYTPMGAWYLMKAGLTLDLAKGQEEVTD, encoded by the coding sequence GTGCAGATCGTTGGTTTGATAAAAGAACACCCGCTAAAGTTTATAACCTCCATCGCCGTGAGTTTAGGACTAGTCTATTATTCATTCAAGGACCTTGAATGGGAACCCTTCTGGCAGGCTATCTTATCCATAAATTATTGGCTTTTTGCTTCAGGTGCCTTGCTACTAGTCCTTAGCAATGTGGTGCGCGCTGCACGCTGGAAAATTTTACTTAGCCCACAAAGAACAATTAAAACCAAACACTTATTTGAAGCCACGATGATGGGCTATATGGGAAACAATGTGCTCCCCTTTAGACTAGGGGAAGTGTTAAGAGCCATGGTGGTATCCAAGCGACATCATCTGAAAGTCAGTGGTGTGGGAGCTTCCATCGTTGTGGAGCGCAGTTTAGATATGTTTTCATTTCTCATCCTGGCTGGCATCTATGCTACTCTGGTTCCAACGTTTGAGTCTGCACGCCTTCTGGCTATGCTGGGGCTGGGTGCCCTCCTCATGATCATCATATTGGGTTTTTGGGTCAACCGCCAGCATGAAAAGTTCCAGGTTCGTATTGAGGCATGGAGTCAGCGTTTTATCGATGGAGGGCATCCTAAAAGAGCTGAACATCTCCTATCAATATTTAGAGGACTGGAGACCTTGTGGCATATGCCAAAACCCTTCCAGGTAGTCCTTCAAACTGGTTTTCTGTGGTTGCTCTATTTTATGGTCACTTTTCTAGCGCTGGCCGCTTTTGATTTCGGACTTGATCTGGTAGATCTGTGGAAGGTCTCATCCATTCTGCTTGTTTTCACGACCCTATCCTTATCTGTTCCTGCTGCACCTGGTTATGTTGGTACCTATCATGGGGCGGTTTTGGCAGCACTGATGATATTTAATATTGACAATGATGCAGCCAAAGCTTTCGCCATCGTTATGCATCTTATGAACTACTTATTATATACACCCATGGGAGCCTGGTATCTCATGAAAGCTGGTTTGACATTAGATCTGGCTAAGGGTCAAGAAGAAGTCACGGATTGA
- a CDS encoding PQQ-binding-like beta-propeller repeat protein: MALLIRLSLVFIFAFGTLLGQTEISAPIKFAWLTDTHVGGRTGAEDLSIVVHDINKNDSITFAIVSGDITELDVGQNLQLAKAILNSLSIPYYIIPGNHDLKWSSSGGQRFEQLWGADRFNVEVGEFRFIGIHQGPVLRMGAGYLDPADISWVKSILKSLPDPEQKVFIVLHYPLDPSIDNWHALRDVLRPHNIQAVLHGHGHANRATSYEGIPGVMSRSTLRRGQQPTGYSIVDLYPAYANFTERIPLADSTHFWHRLPLGHKNSQDSLSLPYPDYSENDTSGVEIIWQYKTGSLITSAPAVENDQVYISTVSGELLALDIESGHVNWSWQAGGAIHSTPAVQGTRVVVGSVDSTISCISSRNGELLWQVKSSASVFSSALMEGRKVYMGNGDGDFQALNLRNGKKKWTFSDGSGYIETKPVLAQGKIMYGAWDESIYALNARNGNLEWRWSDGRSGLLYSPAACWPVVANDKLYIVAPDRVMSAINISNGETIWRKSGHRVRESIGITEDGLNVFARTMQDSVLSVKTAGDTFNLDWIKHIGFGYDIAPNAMIEKDGYIFFTTDNGSVFCMERTTGDLVWRHRISDGLVNTLEVIDSKRVICTAADGNVTLLKYTR, encoded by the coding sequence ATGGCTTTACTCATCAGACTCTCACTTGTTTTCATTTTCGCTTTTGGAACACTATTGGGTCAGACTGAAATTTCTGCTCCCATCAAATTTGCCTGGCTCACCGATACCCATGTTGGTGGAAGAACTGGTGCTGAAGATCTCAGTATCGTTGTACATGATATTAATAAGAATGATAGCATCACTTTTGCTATAGTATCTGGAGACATTACCGAGCTCGATGTTGGTCAAAACCTACAACTGGCCAAAGCCATTTTAAATAGCCTCAGCATTCCCTACTACATCATTCCTGGCAATCACGATCTGAAATGGTCTTCTTCAGGTGGTCAACGCTTCGAACAGTTGTGGGGAGCAGATAGATTCAATGTCGAAGTTGGGGAATTCCGGTTTATTGGTATCCATCAGGGGCCTGTGCTTCGAATGGGTGCCGGTTACCTTGATCCAGCTGATATCTCCTGGGTCAAATCAATCCTCAAATCTCTGCCTGATCCTGAACAAAAAGTATTTATCGTCCTCCACTATCCTCTGGATCCATCAATTGACAATTGGCACGCACTCCGGGATGTCTTGCGACCCCATAATATTCAAGCAGTACTGCATGGACATGGTCATGCCAATCGGGCCACATCCTATGAGGGCATTCCAGGAGTCATGAGTCGATCTACTTTGAGACGAGGCCAGCAACCCACGGGCTATAGCATCGTAGATCTGTATCCCGCCTATGCCAATTTTACTGAAAGAATACCCCTGGCAGACAGTACCCACTTCTGGCATCGTCTTCCCCTGGGTCATAAAAACTCCCAGGATTCCCTCAGTCTGCCTTACCCTGACTATTCAGAAAATGATACCTCTGGGGTTGAGATAATCTGGCAGTACAAGACTGGATCACTCATTACGTCAGCACCTGCTGTAGAGAATGACCAGGTGTATATCAGTACAGTTTCCGGCGAGCTTTTGGCCCTTGATATTGAAAGTGGTCATGTGAACTGGAGTTGGCAAGCTGGAGGAGCCATTCACTCAACCCCTGCAGTGCAGGGCACACGAGTTGTCGTAGGATCTGTTGATTCAACCATTTCCTGCATTTCCAGCAGGAATGGTGAATTGCTCTGGCAGGTCAAAAGTAGCGCCTCTGTCTTCAGCTCGGCACTCATGGAGGGAAGAAAAGTGTACATGGGGAATGGCGATGGAGATTTTCAGGCTTTAAATCTTAGAAATGGAAAAAAGAAATGGACCTTTAGCGATGGATCAGGATACATAGAGACCAAGCCTGTTCTTGCTCAAGGCAAAATAATGTATGGTGCCTGGGATGAATCAATTTATGCCCTCAATGCAAGGAATGGGAATCTTGAGTGGCGATGGAGCGACGGAAGATCTGGATTATTATACTCGCCTGCCGCCTGCTGGCCAGTGGTGGCTAATGATAAATTATACATCGTCGCACCAGATCGTGTCATGTCAGCCATCAATATCTCAAATGGTGAGACTATCTGGCGTAAATCGGGCCACAGAGTAAGAGAATCCATTGGGATCACTGAAGACGGGTTGAATGTTTTCGCCAGAACCATGCAGGATTCAGTTCTCTCTGTAAAAACCGCAGGAGATACCTTTAACCTGGATTGGATAAAGCATATTGGCTTCGGGTATGACATCGCACCAAATGCAATGATTGAGAAGGACGGTTATATCTTTTTCACTACAGATAACGGAAGTGTTTTCTGTATGGAGCGGACTACAGGAGATCTCGTCTGGCGCCATAGAATCAGTGATGGATTGGTGAACACCCTTGAAGTGATAGATTCGAAACGAGTGATTTGTACAGCTGCCGATGGCAATGTGACCCTACTTAAGTATACCCGATGA